The Silene latifolia isolate original U9 population chromosome Y, ASM4854445v1, whole genome shotgun sequence sequence TCAACTGAAGAAGAAAATTAGTAATACTAAGCAGAAGGATTGTGAGACTATGTATGAGTACTTGGAACGCTTAGCTTCAAGAAGTTATGTGCTACATGTCCATACCATGGATACACCGCTCAAGACCTTGTCATGTACTTTTGTGGAGGTCTTTGCATGGAAGATGCTCGTATTGTGTTTGCAGCATGTGGTAAAAATATTGTGAACAAAAGTCCACCTGAGGCTTGGACAATCATTGGTGAGTTGGCTAAGAGCTCCCGAGATTTTTCTAAAAAATACACAAAGCGTGGATTAAATTCGGTGGGTTCTTCGTCATCTTCTTCCCATCTTGAAGAGAAAGTTGATACCTTAACTAGTCTTTTCAAGGATATGATGTCAGGGCAAAGGATGGCTATGGCTTGTGAAATATGTTCCGATGGACATCCTAGTGAGCATTGTCCACTCATGCAAGAAGGTTCTCAAGAAGAGGTGAATGAAGTGTGGGAGAGCACACCTCAAAAGAAGTGGAATCCCTACTCTAACACCTTCAATCCCGGGTGGAAAGCACATCCAAATTTTCGGTGGGGTAATTCTCAAAACACCCAACAGTTTGGACAAGGAAGCCAATCCGGTCAACCTAAGACCCAGTTCATACCTCGACCACCGGTTCAAAATATGCCTCCTAATCATCCTCCTCCTAGTGGTCAAATGTCGACTGAAGACATGATTCGTGCTCTAGTTACTAGTCAAGCTACCCTCCAAGCAATAGTGATTCAAAATCAAAAAGAGAACAAGGCTAGTATTCAAAATATTGAGACTCAGCTGGGGCAAATGGCGACCACTATTAATAGGTTAGAGGCTAAAGATTCTAATGTACTACCATCTCAAACGGTGGTGAATCCAAAGAATGTTAGTGCAATCTCTTTGAGAAATGGGAGACAACTAGTGGAGGCTGAGAAAGTGAAAAGAAAAGACAAGGAACCGGTGattcatgaggttgaggaagagATAGTGATCAAGGAAGGTGAAGAAGCTTCTATTTTTAAGGAGAAGGAGCAAATCCCCTCTTCTATACCGGAGATGGAACCGGAGGTACCCTTTCCTGATGCACTTAAGGGGACTCACCACTTTGAGCATGACAAGAACATTTATGAGGTATTTCAAAAATGTGAGCTAAACATCCCTCTTCTTAATCTTTTGAATGGTATTCCTAAATATGCAAAATTCTTAAAGGAGTTGTGTACTATTAAAAGGAATAATAAATTGAAAGGGGTGAAGAAAGTGAAGGTTAGTGAACATGTGTCCGCTATTTTTCAAAGAAAATTGCCTCCTAAATGTAGTGATCCAGGCATGTTCACTATTCCTTGCACCATTGGAAACATCAAGATTCAAAAGGCCATGCTAGATTTAGGAGCTTCTATTAATGTGATGCCTTACTCCTTATATGAATCTATGGAACTTGGTCTTTTACATGCTACTAGTGTTGTTATCCAGTTAGCTGATAGATCGAATGTCTACCGGAAAGGGATTGTTGAGGATGTGCTTGTTTTGGTTGATAATCTTATATTTCCTTCTGATTTTCACGTGTTAGACATGGAACtgtaggaaatcatattttaaatatcacatattttagtttaaatttttagtcataaaaacttaaggatcttatgcatgcaaaacatataaataagtgtagataaaaaccggttccttacattgaatatttcggtttatgggcacaagtaaggtctcctaccttcacttgttcttgagctatgatgagtaataggatgatcctccaaagacttcaagtatagaatccactcctcttgattgcacccaagattatcccttatctctacta is a genomic window containing:
- the LOC141629046 gene encoding uncharacterized protein LOC141629046 is translated as MEPNVRLEKEAADWRQRRSNQRVFGGDEEVKEDDIVRVIEQTLFRLRKNKRGAIVAIPKGSEFDDLHFDSDNSEISEESDKSFIMAGTIKELTAPDLTQQPLCITYAPLGENGTFELKSGLIHLLPTFNGLSREDPNKHLSDFHIVCSSMKPATVTDEQLKLRAFPFSLKDSARDWLYYLPPASIDTWVKMKKAFLEKYFPASRASQLKKKISNTKQKDYLVMYFCGGLCMEDARIVFAACGKNIVNKSPPEAWTIIGELAKSSRDFSKKYTKRGLNSVGSSSSSSHLEEKVDTLTSLFKDMMSGQRMAMACEICSDGHPSEHCPLMQEGSQEEVNEVWESTPQKKWNPYSNTFNPGWKAHPNFRWGNSQNTQQFGQGSQSGQPKTQFIPRPPVQNMPPNHPPPSGQMSTEDMIRALVTSQATLQAIVIQNQKENKASIQNIETQLGQMATTINRLEAKDSNVLPSQTVVNPKNVSAISLRNGRQLVEAEKVKRKDKEPVIHEVEEEIVIKEGEEASIFKEKEQIPSSIPEMEPEVPFPDALKGTHHFEHDKNIYEVFQKCELNIPLLNLLNGIPKYAKFLKELCTIKRNNKLKGVKKVKVSEHVSAIFQRKLPPKCSDPGMFTIPCTIGNIKIQKAMLDLGASINVMPYSLYESMELGLLHATSVVIQLADRSNVYRKGIVEDVLVLVDNLIFPSDFHVLDMEL